AATCATCGCCGCGTCATGTTGCATTGTGATATGGGGCGAGGAAACGTAGACTGACATCTCCAGGCTGATGCGGCCGACAAAACGAGGAAAGCGGATGGGCGCTGGTGCCTTGATCCACGATGCTGAGGTTCCGAATGCCGACAGGCAGCGATGGCTGGCTCTCGCGGAGAAAGCGTTGGCCGGTGCGTCCTTTGAGGAAAGGCTGGTATCCCGTACCGACGACGACATCCGGATCGAGCCGCTATACGATCGCTCGACCATTGGCGAGCCGCTTGTGCGAGCAAACCCGAGATCGCCCTGGATTGTCAGCCAGCGTATAGACGACCCCGATGTCGGCCGTGCCAAGGCCCAGGCACTGGAAGACGTGGCGCAGGGCGCCACCGGACTGTCGCTTGTCTTCGAGGGCGCTCCCAATGCGTTCGGCTACGGCCTGCCAAGGACGGCGAAGGCGCTGGAGACCGTGCTGGAGGGCATTCCGCTCAATCGCGTCCAGGTCCGTATCGACACCCATCCCTGGAGCCGTCCGATGGCCGACTGGCTGGTCGCGTTCCTGAGCAAGCGTCGGTCTGATCCGGCAAAGCTCAACCTGTCCTTCGGCATCGATCCCGCGGCGATCCTTGCCGGGACCGGGCGGCTACGCATGTCGATCGAAGCACTGCAGGAATCGATGCCGCAATCGCTGGCGCATTTCTTTTCGATGGGTGTCCCCGGTGTGCTGCTCGAAGCTGACGGGCGCGTGGTCCACAATGGGGGCGCCACGGAAGCGCAGGAACTCGGCATCATGTTGGCTTCAGCGGTCTCCTATCTCAGAATGTTCGAGAAGGCCCGGCAGCCACTTGTCTATGCCGCACCCCATATTGGCTTTGCGCTCAGCGTCGACCAGGACCAGTTCCTGTCGATGGCCAAGGTCCGAGCCTTGCGTAGGCTGTGGGCACGGGCGCAGGAAGCCTGCTCGATCCCCAATTCCACCGCCAGTGTCCATGCCGAAACATCGTTTCGCATGATGACCGCAGCGGACCCGGAGACGAACATCCTGCGCACCACCATTGCCGGCTTTGCCGCCGCGGCCGGCGGCGCGGATTCAATCTCCATCCTGCCGCACACGATCGTGCACGGCCTTCCGGCGGGCTTCGCCCGGCGCGTTGCCCGCAACGCGCAACTGATCATGGCCAATGAAAGCCACATCGGTCACGTCGCCGACCCGGCCTATGGCTCCGGGGCCGTCGAAGCGCTGACCGCGGAACTCTGCCAGGCGGCCTGGACGGAATTCCAACGAATCGAAGCGGAAGGCGGCGTGCTTGCCAGCCTTCAGGAAGGGCACATCCAGAAGCGCGTTCACGCCGCGGCCGCGCGGCGCAATGCAGCCTATCAGGCTGGCGAACGGGCCATCGTCGGCACGACACTTTACCCGCTGAAGGGCGAGCGCCCGGTCGAAACACTGGCAGCGGAACGTCGGCCTGCCTTCACCGAAGGCGTTGCGGTCTGCGAGCCGCTATTTCCTGTCCGCATCGATCAATCGATCGGAGGCGCATCTTGATACCGGATTTCAGCCAGATCGGGTGGGTACCGCCGCGCCGCGTGCCGGTTGAGATCAAGGGCCAGCGGTTGACGCCGGAAGGCCTTGTGGTCAAGCATCTGTACAATCAGGGCGACCTCAAGGGCGTGCCGCATCTCGATACCTATCCGGGCGTGCCGCCATTCGTGCGCGGCCCCTATCCGACCATGTATGTCCAGCAGCCCTGGACAATCCGGCAGTATGCAGGTTTCTCGACAGCCGAAGAATCCAATGCCTTCTACCGGCGCAATCTGGCCGGCGGCCAGAAAGGCCTGTCGGTGGCCTTCGATCTCGCCACGCATCGCGGTTATGACAGCGACCATCCGCGCGTCGCCGGCGATGTCGGCATGGCCGGCGTCGCCATCGATTCCATACTCGACATGCGGCAGCTCTTCGACGGCATCCCGCTCGACGAAATGACGGTGTCGATGACCATGAACGGCGCGGTGCTGCCGATCATGGCACTCTACATCGTCGCGGCTGAAGAACAGGGCGTTGCGCAGAAGGACCTCGCCGGAACCATTCAGAACGACATTCTGAAGGAGTTCATGGTGCGCAACACCTACATCTATCCGCCCAAGCCCTCGATGCGGATCGTGTCGGACATCTTCTCCTACACATCGAAGAACATGCCGAAGTTCAATTCGATATCGATCTCGGGCTACCACATGCAGGAAGCCGGTGCGACGGCCGACCTGGAACTCGCCTATACGATCGCCGACGGCATCGAATATGCCCGCGCCGGCGTCGCGGCCGGTCTCGATATCGACCGCTTCGCGCCGCGCCTCTCTTTCTTCTGGGCGATCGGCATGAACTTCTTCATGGAAGTGGCCAAGCTCCGGGCCGCTCGCCTTTTGTGGGCGAGCCTGATGAAGAAGAATTTTTCGCCGAAGGACGAACGCTCGCTGTCGCTGCGCACCCATAGCCAGACCTCTGGCTGGTCGCTGACGGCGCAGGACCCCTACAACAACATCATCCGGACCATGCTCGAGGCGATGGCGGCGACGCAGGGACACACCCAGTCGCTGCACACCAACTCCTTCGACGAGGCGATGGCCTTGCCGACCGACCATTCCGCCCGCATCGCCCGCAACACGCAACTCACCCTGCAGAAGGAATCCGGTACCACGCGCATCATCGACCCGTGGGGTGGCTCCGCCTATCTGGAACGACTGACGCATGACCTCGCGGCGCGCGCGCTTGCTCATATCGAAGAGGTCGAGGCTCTCGGCGGCATGGCCGCCGCAACGGAAAAGGGCATTCCCAAGCTTCGCATCGAGGAAGCTGCTGCGCGCACCCAGGCGCGCATCGATTCCGGCGAGCAGATGCTGGTCGGCGTCAACGCGCACCGGCCGGAGACGGATATCGAGGTCGACGTGCTGAAGATCGACAATGCCGAGGTTCGGGCCCGGCAATTGTCGAAGCTGCAGCGGCTGAAGGGCACACGTGACGTCGGCGCCGTCGAAAACGCGCTCGACGCCTTGACCCGCGCCGCGGAAGGCAATGAAAACCTGCTTGAGTTCGCCATCCGCGCCGCACGCGCCAATGCCACGGTGGGCGAAATCTCATTCGCGCTGGAAAGAACCTTTGGCCGCCACGTCGCTACCGTCCAGACGATTTCCGGCGTCTACCGCAAGGCGCTTGGCGATAACCCCGTGGTCGATCGGCTACAGGAAAAGCTCGAAGCCTTCGAGAAGACGTCCGGCGGCAAGCCGCGCATCCTGGTCGCCAAAATGGGACAGGACGGGCACGACCGTGGCCAGAAGGTGATCGCCACCGCCTTTGCCGATCTCGGTTTCGACGTTACCGTCGGAGCCATGTTCCAGACGCCGGAGGAGATCGCGAAGCTGGCGGTCGAACACGACGTTCATATCGTCGGTGCCTCGTCTCTGGCGGCAGGACACCTGACGCTCATTCCCGAACTGCGCGATGCTCTGAAAAAGATGGGGCGCAGCGACATGTTGATCGTGGCCGGTGGCGTCATCCCGCCGCAGGACTATGACGCGGTCATGGAAGCAGGTGCCGCGGAGATTTTCCCGCCGGGCACGGTCATTCCGGAGGCTGCGGATCGCTTGCTGGACCGGCTGCTGTCGACCGGTTGAACACTGCCGCATAGCTGAACAAGCTCGCTATAACCGGCGTTGTAACAGGGGATGCAGCACCGTGAAAACGACCATCCACAAGATTGATGATTCCGAAGGCGCGGTCATTCCGAGGAAGCTTCTTGACCGCATGAACTTGCGGGTAGGCGATCTGCTTGAAACGTCGAAACGGATGATGGCATTGCCTTGAGACCCTTGGCCGACAGCTTCGATCGTCAGATGAAAGCTGCCCCAGAAGTCATGGACAAATATAGGGTTGGGCTTCAGAAGCTCTCGGAATGACCTGCACCAATCGGTGCACCTCGGCACTGGGATGTGAAACGCCTAGCTGTCGGAGAGCTTGACGATTTCCCATTCCTTGCCGTTGACCACGGCAACGTCGCCAAGCTTCTTGCCGAACAGGGCAACGGCCATCGGCGAGACGTGGGAAATCGTGCCCTTGGCCGGATCGGCCTCGTCCTCGCCGACGATCTTCCAGTGCACCTTCCTCTCGTCATCGCCCTGCAGGGTAACGCCCATGCCGAAACGAACCAGATCGCTTCCGGGCTCCGGCACGGACAATTCGGCATTCTCGCGCCGCGCGGTCCAGTAGCGCAGGTCGCGCGACACAACAGCAATGCGCTCGCGGTCTGCCTTCCTCTCCGCTTTCGCCAGTATGTCGCGCAAGTCAGCCAGATTCTCCTCGATCATCGCCAGGCCGCGCTCCGTCACCAGATTGCGGTGCGGGCTGATCGGCCGCTCGCCGACGCCGGCGATGGCATTTTCGCTGTCTTCCTCGCGTGTGAAAGCTCTGCTCATCCAATGAACTTAGGCGCGGAGAGGCTGCTCGACAAGCCACTGTCGCTGCTTATCGAGGGGCGAGACAGAACGTCTGGCACGATTCCTGCGGTGTCAGGGTTGAACGCCAGGATTCTGTGCCGATGTTGAACAGACGAAAGTTTCTCGCCGGAACGGCTGGTTTTGCCGTGATCGGCCTGTCGCTCGGCAAGACTGCGGCTGCCAACCTGCCCGGAATCGAGAAAGCTTCCATGCGCGGTTCGATCAACGCGACCGATCTCGGTATGCAGCCTGGCGCGCTTGATGACCAGAGCAAGGCCTTCGCAAAACTGCTGCGTAACGCAAGTGATCGCGACATGCCGGTGTTCCTGCCGCCGGGCACCTATGTCGTGTCCAACCTGTCGCTACCCGGCCGCGTGCGTCTTTCCGGCGTGCCCGGTGCAACGCGGATCGTCTATGGCGGCAATGGTCATTTGTTCATGGCGGAGCAGGCCGACCATGTCGAGTTCAGCGGACTGGTGTTCGACGGCACAAATCGCTCAATGGGCGATTATGCGCAAGGCCTGCTCGATCTTCGTCGTGTCGGGCACCTTGTCGTCGACAATTGCCAGATCACCGGCAGCGGCAAGAGCGGGCTGGCGCTCGAACGTGCTTCGGGACGCGTCGAGCGTTCGGAGATTTCCGGCGCCGCCGATGCCGGCATCTATTCGGTCGAAGCGGGAGGGCTGGAGATCACCGGCAATCGCGTGTCCGACTGCGCCAATGGCGGCATCCTCGTGCATCGCTGGCAGGCGGCCGAGGACGGCACCATGGTAACCGGTAACCGCATCGAGCGCATCCAGGCGCGCAGCGGCGGAACCGGCCAGAACGGCAATGGCATCAATGCCTTTCGCGCCGGCAACGTCGTCATCTCCGGTAACGTCGTTTCGGATTGCGCCTTCTCGGCGATCCGGGCCAACAGTTCCAGCAACCTGCAGATTACTGGCAACACCTGCTCGCGGTCGGGCGAAACGGCTGTCTATTCCGAATTCTCCTTCGAAGGCGCCATCATCAGCAACAACATCGTCAATGGTGCCGCCAACGGCATCTCGATCGTCAATTTCAACGAAGGCGGCCGCATGGGCGTATGCTCGGGCAACATCGTTCGCAACCTCTCGACCAGTGGCCCCTACCCTGCCGACCCGCCCGGGTTCGGCGTCGGCATCAGCGTCGAGGCCGACACCACGGTTTCCGGCAATGTCATCGAGAATGCGCCGCTCTACGGCATGCAGATCGGCTGGGGGCCGTATCTGCGCAATGTCGTCGCGACCGGAAACATCATCCGCAAGGCCGGAACCGGCATCGTCGTGACCGTGGTGGAAGGCGCAGGGACGGCCGTCATTTCCGACAATGTCATTGACGGCGTTCAAAACGGCGCGGTCATCGGCCAGCGCTGGGCACAACCTGCAACCGCCGACCTTGCCGCATCAGACAATGCGGGATACGCGCATCTGACCGTCGAGCGCAATCGTGTCAGTTGAGGGCTGCGGTCGGCCGGAGCGCACCGACCTTGGCGCCGATGCGGCTTTCGATGGGTGCGTTCGCCAGCTTGATCAACTTTGCCGCCAAGGTCTCGTCCGCATGCAGCAGCTTGGCAATGACTGCCGCAACCATGGCTTCGGCGGCCCGGCCGGCACCATCATCGCATTTGAGCGCGATGCCGAGGCCGAGCTCAGGAAGTGCCGCGCAATAGACGCCCTCTGCGCCGCCCTTCACGAAGATCCGCCCTGGCGCGGCCTGCATTAGTGCCACGTCCGCGCGGCCAGTTCCGGCGACGAAGAACGGCTCGGCCATGCAGGCCGAAAGCAGCCGCTTCGCGGCCTTGGCTCGCTCGGGGCCAAAACCCGTGGTGGTCACCATGCGAGCAAAGCCGAGCGCGAAGCTCCTGAGCGGCACCGCGTAGGTCGGGATCGAGCAGCCATCGGTCGCGCGTTCGTCGGCACCATGGGCAGCTCCAGTCACCGCCTGCATGGCATCCCGTATCATCTCCTGCTCGGCATGGCCGGCATTGACATAGCCTTTGTGCGCAACGCCGACATGGACGCAGGTGCAAAGAAAACCCGAATGTTTGCCCGAGCAGTTGTTGTGCAGTGCGTTCGGAACTTCTCCGGCGCGGGCGAGCGCGATCGTCGCGTCGTGGCTCGGCCAGTGCGCCCCGCATTCCAGCGCGGTTTCATCCAGTCCGGCTTTGGCCAGCATCGACCGCGCCAGTTCGACATGCTCTGGCTGGCCTGAGTGTGAAGCGCAGGCGAGCGCCAGTTCGCGGTTGCCGAAGCCATAGGCATCGGCCGCGCCACTTTCGACCAGCGGCAATGCCTGTATTGCCTTGACCGCCGAGCGCGGGAACACTGGCCGTGCCGTATCGCCGATCTCCCAGACCGACTTGCCGTCGGCATCGAAGACCGCGATGGCACCGCGATGCGCGCTCTCGACGATCGCGCCGCGCAGAACTTCAACCAGAACCGGATTCGTCATGACTACCCCGCGAATGCGGGCCGCTTTTATCTGATCCGGTCGAGGATTGAAACGTAATTGGCGACCGCGGCGCCACCCATGTTGAATATGCCGCCAAGTTTTGCCCCGGGCACCTGGATGCCGCCTGCCTCGCCGACAAGCTGCATTGCGGTCAGCACATGCATCGAAACACCGGTGGCGCCAATGGGATGGCCTTTCGACTTCAGCCCGCCCGACGGGTTGACCGGCAACCGGCCATCCTTGGCCGTCTCGCCGCTCAATGCCAGTTTCGCGCCCTCGCCCGGCCTCGCCAGACCCATCGCCTCATATTCGATCAGTTCGGCGATGGTGAAGCAGTCATGCGTCTCGACGAAGGACAAATCGTCGAGCGTCACGCCGGCATTCTTCAGCGCCCGGTTCCAGGCCTGCTCGCAGCCTTCGAAGGCCAGGATGTCGCGCTTCGACATCGGCAGGAAGTCCTGCACATGTTCATTCGCGCGGAAGGTCACCGCACGGCGCATCCTTAAGGCTGTCGATGTGTCCGTAAGCACAAGGGCAGCGGCACCGTCAGAGACGAGCGAGCAGTCGGTGCGCTTCAGGGGGCCGGCAACGAAGGGATTCTTCTCGCTTTCCTGGCGGCAGAACTCATAACCGAAATCCTTGCGCATCTGCGCATAGGGATTGTCGACGCCATTCTTGTGGTTCTTGGCGGCGATCATCGCCAGTGCATCCGACTGGTCGCCATAGCGTTGGAAATAGGCTTGCGCGATCTTGCCGAAGACACCGGCGAAGCCCGCCGGCGTGTCACCATCCTCGGGCAGGTAGGAGGCCTTCAGCAGATTCTTGCCGATCTCGGGACCGGGCGTCGTCGTCATCTGCTCGGCACCGACCACCAGCACGATACGGGCCGCGTTTGCATCGATGGCGCGGATGCCTTGCCTGACCGCCGCCGATCCCGTGGCGCAGGCATTCTCGACGCGCGTTGCCGGCTTGAAGCGCAACCGGTCGTCTGCCTGGAGAACAAGGCTCGCGGTGAAATCCTGTGCTGAAAAACCGGCGTTGAAATGACCCAGCACGATCTCGTCGACATCGTCCGGCCCGATACCGGCATGCTCGAGCGCTTCACTTGCAACCTTGGTGATCAGGCTCTCCAGCGTCTCGCCTTCGAGCTTGCCGAAGCGCGAGTGCGCCCAGCCGACGATGCATGCAGTCATGGCAACCTCCATACTTCGCGACAGCCTAGCACGTACTGCGGCGCACACTCTCTTAATGTTGTTCAACACTGAACCATTTGCAAGGCTTGTGAAGGGACAGCCGCACACAATCGTTTGAGCCTCGACCCAAAATCGGGCTGGATTTTTGTTGATTGATCCATCAATAAAAAATAATCTTGCTGCAAAAGCGGAGACACGATGCCGAAAGTCGGAATGGAGCCATTGCGCCGCAAGGCGCTGATCGATGCGACGATCTCGGCGATCGGCGAGCGCGGCTCGCTGGACGTGACCATGTCGGAAATCGCCGGACGCGCCGGCGTATCGTCGGCGCTGGCGCACCATTACTTCGGCGCCAAGGATGAGCTGCTGTTGGCGACGATGCGGCATATCCTGGCCGAGCTGACCACCGACACGCTGCGCGCCCTTGGTTCGACCAGCACGCCGCGCGAGCGCGTCTCAGCGGTCGTCGCTGTGAACTTCTCCGATCTCCAGTTCCAGCCGGAAACGATCGCTGCCTGGCTCGCCTTCTATGTCGAAGCGCAGAAATCATCGGCTTTGCGCAGGCTGCTCCGGGTCTATGCGCGACGGCTGCATTCGAACCTGATGAGCGGGCTGACCGGTATCCTGCCCAGAGCCGAAGCCGACCGCGTCGCTGAGGCGACAGCAGCCCTGATCGACGGGCTCTATATCAGGCGTGCGCTGAAGGACGGCGTGCCCGATGCCGCGACCGCGATCGCACTGGTCGAGGACTATCTCGAAACGAAACTCAACCGGCGGCAGGCACAGTGACGACCAAACGACCCAACATCCTGATCGTTATGGTCGATCAGCTCAACGGCACGCTGTTTCCAGACGGGCCGGCTGATTTCCTGCACGCACCGCATTTGAAGGCGCTGGCCGCACGCTCGGCCCGCTTTGCCAACAACTACACGGCCTCGCCGCTCTGCGCGCCGGGCCGCGCCTCGTTCATGAGCGGCCAGTTGCCGTCGCGCACAGAGGTCTATGACAACGCCGCCGAGTTCGCCTCGTCGATCCCGACCTATGCTCACCATCTGCGCTCCGACGGCTATCACACCTGCCTGTCGGGCAAGATGCATTTCGTTGGCCCGGACCAGTTGCATGGTTTCGAGGAGAGGCTGACCACCGACATCTACCCGGCCGATTTCGGCTGGACGCCGGACTATCGCAAGCCCGGCGAACGAATCGACTGGTGGTATCACAATCTGGGTTCGGTGACCGGCGCCGGCGTCGCCGAGATTTCCAACCAAATGGAATATGATGACGAGGTCGCCTTCCATGCGGTGCAGAAACTCTATGATTTCGCCCGCGTCTCCGATGACGCCTCGTATCGCCCCTGGTGCCTGACGGTTTCCTTCACCCACCCGCACGACCCCTATGTGGCCCGGCGGCAATATTGGGATTTGTACGAAGACTGTCCGGAGCTTGAGCCGGAAGTCGGCTTCATCCCCTACGACAGCCAGGATCCGCATTCACAGCGGCTCTACCGCGCCAGCGACTACGACAGTTTCGACATCACGCCGGAGCAGGTCCGCCGCTCACGGCGCGGCTATTTCGCCAACATCTCCTATATCGACGACAAGGTCGGCGAACTGGTGTCGGTGCTCCATCGCACGCGCATGATCGACGACACCGTCATCCTGTTCTGTTCCGACCATGGCGACATGCTTGGCGAGCGCGGACTGTGGTTCAAGATGTGCTTCTTCGAGGGCTCGGCGCGCGTGCCGCTGATGATCGCCGGAAAAGGCATTCCAGCCGGTCTGATCAATACGCCGGTGTCGAATCTCGACGTGACGCCGACGCTTTGCGACCTCGCCGGCATCGATATGAGCGCGATCATGCCATGGACCGATGGCCAATCGCTGCTGCCGCAGTTGCACGGCCAGAAACGCACCGCCCCGGCGCTGATGGAGTACGCAGCAGAGGGGTCAAACGCCCCGCTGGTGGCTATCCGCGACGGCCGCTACAAATTCATCCATTGCGAGATCGACCCGCCGCAACTGTTTGATCTTGAATCCGATCCCAAGGAACTCACCAATCTCGCTGATGATCCAGCGCACGCGGCCTTGGTGGCTGCGTTCCTCGACAAGGCGCGGGGACGCTGGGACATGGCCGCCTTCGACGCAGCCGTGCGCGCCAGCCAGGCGCGCCGCTGGGTTGTTTATCCGGCGCTGCGCAACGGCACCCACTACCCCTGGGAGTTCCAGCCGCTGCAGAAGGCGTCGGAACGCTACATGCGCAACCACATGGATCTCAACGTGCTCGAAGAGCAAAAACGCTTTCCGCGAGGCGAATAAATGGCCGAAGTTCTTGTCCCCTCCCTTGATCATCTCAAGCAGGCCTATGCCGTCACCTCCAAGGCGACGCAGATCACGCCACTGCTGGAATCGGCGGCTCTCGCCAGAGAGACGGGGGCTGCCCGTGTCTTCATCAAGCCGGAATCGCTGCAATGGGCGGGATCGTTCAAGATCCGCGGCGCCTATTGGCGTTTGAAGCGGCTTTCGGCCGAAGAAGCGAAGAAGGGCGTCGTCGCCTATTCGTCCGGCAATTTCGCGCAAGGGCTGGCCGCCGCCGGTCAGGCGCTCGGCATTCCCGTCACTATCGTCATGCCGATCGATGCACCCGTCGCCAAGCGCGACGCCACGGCCGGCTATGGTGCACGTGTCGTGCTGACCGATCATGGTGACCGCGCACGCGAAGAAGTCGCCGCCGCGAGGGCGCGCGAGATTGCCGAAACCGAAGGCCTTGCGCTGTTGCACCCTTTCGATGACCCAGAGATCGTCGCCGGCCAAGCGGGTGCCGGGCTGGAAGCGCTCGACCAACTCGCAGCCAAGGATGCAGAGGCCGATCTCCTGTTCTGCTCCGTTGGCGGTGGTGGATTGATCGGCGGTGTTTCGCTCGCCTTCCACTATCTATCGCCACGCACACAAATCATCGGCGTCGAGCCTGAGGGCTTCAATGGAATGGGCTCCTCGCTGGCGCATGGCGCCATCGAAACCATGCCGATCGGGCCGCAGTCGATCTGCGACGGGTTGATGGCGCGCAAGCCCGGCGACGCTCCGTTCGCGGCGGTCAAGACCGCAGGCGTTCGCGGCATCACCGTCGACGACGCTTCGGTGCGCCGCGCCATGCGCATTGCCTTCGAGCGGATGAAGCTGGTGCTGGAGCCTTCGGGCGCGGCTTCGCTGGCGGCGTTGCTCGGCGGCAAGGTGGATGTGACGGGCAAGAGCGTGCTCGTGGTGGCAACTGGCGGCAACGTTTCGCTCGCCGATTTTATGGCGCATATGAACCATGCTTGAAGCAGATTTCGTCATCATCGGCTCCGGCTCGGCCGGCTCGGCCATGGCCTATCGCCTGTCGGAAGACGGCAAGCATTCGGTCATCGTGATCGAATTTGGCGGCACCGATATCGGGCCGCTGATCCAGATGCCGTCGGCGCTGTCGATCCCGCTCAATATGAGCCTCTACGACTGGGGCTTTGCGAGCGAGCCGGAGCCGCATCTCGGCGGGCGCGTGCTGGCGACACCGCGCGGCAAGGTCATCGGCGGCTCGTCCTCGATCAACGGCATGGTCTATGTGCGCGGCCATGCCCGCGACTTCGACCATTGGGCCGAACAGGGTGCGGCCGGCTGGGGTTTTGCCGACGTGCTCCCCTATTTCAAGCGCATGGAAGACTCGGATGGTGGCGAAGACGGATGGCGCGGCCACGGCGGCCCGCTGCATGTCCAGCGAGGATCGCGCAGGAATCCGCTCTATGGCGCCTTCGTCGACGCGGGGCGTCAGGCCGGTTTCGAGCTGACTGACGACTACAATGGTTCGAAGCAGGAAGGTTTTGGGCCGATGGAGCAGACCATTCGCGGCGGTCGCCGCTGGTCGGCGGCATCCGCCTATCTCAAGCCGGCGCTGAAGCGAAAGAACGTGAGTCTGGTCAAGGGCTTCGCCCGGCGGGTGATCATCGAGAATCAACGCGCAACCGGCGTCGAGATCGAAGCTCACAAACAGATTCAAGTCATCAAGGCGCGACGCGAGGTGATCGTCGCCGCATCGTCGATCAATTCGCCCAAGATCCTGATGCTGTCGGGCATCGGCCCGGCAGAGCATCTGAGGGAAAATGGTATCGCCGTGGTGGCCGACCGGCTCGGCGTCGGCGGCAACCTGCAGGATCATATGGAGCTTTATATCCAGCAGGAATCGACGCAACCGATCACGCTGAATTCAGTGCTGAATCCTTTTTCCAAGGCACTGATCGGGGCACAATGGCTGTTCTTCAAGACCGGCCTCGGCGCGACAAACCATTTCGAGGCAGCCGCCTTCGTGCGCTCGCGCGCCGGCGTCGATTATCCCGATATCCAGTACCACTTCATTCCGGCGGCAGTGCGCTATGACGGCAAGGCGGCAGCGAAATCGCACGGCTTCCAGGCCCATGTCGGACCGATGCGGTCGAAGTCGCGGGGGTCGGTGACGCTGCGCTCGCCGGACCCGAAATCAAGCCCGGTGATCCGTTTCAACTACATGTCGCATCCAGACGACTGGGCGGAGTTCCGCCACTGCATCAGGCTGACGCGCGAGATCTTCGGCCAGTCGGCATTCGACGCCTATCGCGGCCAGGAAATCTCGCCCGGCTCCCACGTGCAATCGGACGAGGATCTGGATGTCTTCATCCGCGATCATGCCGAGAGCGCATACCATCCTTGCGGCACCTGCAAGATGGGCCGCGCCGACGATGCGATGAGCGTCGTCGACCCGGAATGCCGGGTCATTGGTGTCGATGGGTTGCGGGTCGCCGATTCGTCGATCTTCCCGCGTGTCACCAACGGCAACCTCAACGCACCGTCTATCATGACCGGTGAGAAGGCATCCGACCACATTCTTGGCCGCACGCCGCTGGCGCCGTCCAACCAGGAACCGTGGATCAATCCGCGCTGGCAGGCGTCCGACAGATAGGCGTACTTTATGCATGCTTCCGGAAGCACAAGTACGCCATATCTGTTTTGAGTCGTCGCATCGTGCTTTCCGAAAATCGATTCCGATTTTCGGGCCGATGCGATAGAGCTTGATCCACCCGAAAGATTGAGCCGCCCGCCTGGGCGATAGACCATTTGGAGACTTCCCATGCGCGCCCAGCCCACGGCATCGCACTATGTCAACGGACGCTACATCGACGACGAACGCGGCGCACCGCTGCCCGTCATCTATCCGGCGACCGGCGAGACCATCGCGATGCTGCGCTCGGCAACGCCGAATGTGCTGGAACTCGCCATCGAAGCCGCACGTGCCGCACAGCCAGCCTGGGCACGGCTGAAGCCGGTCGAGCGTGGTCGCATCCTGCGCCGCGCCGCCGACATTCTGCGCGCCCGCAACGCCGACCTCGCCCGCATCGAGACGCTAGATACCGGCAAGGCGATCCAGGAAACGCTGGTGGCTGACGCGCCGTCAGCGGCGGATTGCCTCGAGTATTTCGGTGGCGTGATCGCCGCATACAATGGCGAATCCGTCGATCTCGGCGGACCCTTTGCCTATACGCGGCGCGAGGCGCTCGGCGTCTGTGTCGGCATCGGCGCCTGGAACTACCCGATCCAGATCGCCGGCTGGAAATCCGCACCGGCACTCGCCATGGGCAATGCCATGGTGTTCAAGCCCTCCGAAAACACGCCGCTGTCAGCGCTGGCGCTGGCCGAGATCTACACCGAGGCCGGCCTGCCCGACGGGCTGTTCAACGTGGTGCAAG
The nucleotide sequence above comes from Mesorhizobium shangrilense. Encoded proteins:
- the betI gene encoding choline-binding transcriptional repressor BetI, translated to MPKVGMEPLRRKALIDATISAIGERGSLDVTMSEIAGRAGVSSALAHHYFGAKDELLLATMRHILAELTTDTLRALGSTSTPRERVSAVVAVNFSDLQFQPETIAAWLAFYVEAQKSSALRRLLRVYARRLHSNLMSGLTGILPRAEADRVAEATAALIDGLYIRRALKDGVPDAATAIALVEDYLETKLNRRQAQ
- a CDS encoding asparaginase — encoded protein: MTNPVLVEVLRGAIVESAHRGAIAVFDADGKSVWEIGDTARPVFPRSAVKAIQALPLVESGAADAYGFGNRELALACASHSGQPEHVELARSMLAKAGLDETALECGAHWPSHDATIALARAGEVPNALHNNCSGKHSGFLCTCVHVGVAHKGYVNAGHAEQEMIRDAMQAVTGAAHGADERATDGCSIPTYAVPLRSFALGFARMVTTTGFGPERAKAAKRLLSACMAEPFFVAGTGRADVALMQAAPGRIFVKGGAEGVYCAALPELGLGIALKCDDGAGRAAEAMVAAVIAKLLHADETLAAKLIKLANAPIESRIGAKVGALRPTAALN
- a CDS encoding threonine/serine dehydratase, translated to MAEVLVPSLDHLKQAYAVTSKATQITPLLESAALARETGAARVFIKPESLQWAGSFKIRGAYWRLKRLSAEEAKKGVVAYSSGNFAQGLAAAGQALGIPVTIVMPIDAPVAKRDATAGYGARVVLTDHGDRAREEVAAARAREIAETEGLALLHPFDDPEIVAGQAGAGLEALDQLAAKDAEADLLFCSVGGGGLIGGVSLAFHYLSPRTQIIGVEPEGFNGMGSSLAHGAIETMPIGPQSICDGLMARKPGDAPFAAVKTAGVRGITVDDASVRRAMRIAFERMKLVLEPSGAASLAALLGGKVDVTGKSVLVVATGGNVSLADFMAHMNHA
- the betC gene encoding choline-sulfatase, yielding MTTKRPNILIVMVDQLNGTLFPDGPADFLHAPHLKALAARSARFANNYTASPLCAPGRASFMSGQLPSRTEVYDNAAEFASSIPTYAHHLRSDGYHTCLSGKMHFVGPDQLHGFEERLTTDIYPADFGWTPDYRKPGERIDWWYHNLGSVTGAGVAEISNQMEYDDEVAFHAVQKLYDFARVSDDASYRPWCLTVSFTHPHDPYVARRQYWDLYEDCPELEPEVGFIPYDSQDPHSQRLYRASDYDSFDITPEQVRRSRRGYFANISYIDDKVGELVSVLHRTRMIDDTVILFCSDHGDMLGERGLWFKMCFFEGSARVPLMIAGKGIPAGLINTPVSNLDVTPTLCDLAGIDMSAIMPWTDGQSLLPQLHGQKRTAPALMEYAAEGSNAPLVAIRDGRYKFIHCEIDPPQLFDLESDPKELTNLADDPAHAALVAAFLDKARGRWDMAAFDAAVRASQARRWVVYPALRNGTHYPWEFQPLQKASERYMRNHMDLNVLEEQKRFPRGE
- a CDS encoding acetyl-CoA acetyltransferase — translated: MTACIVGWAHSRFGKLEGETLESLITKVASEALEHAGIGPDDVDEIVLGHFNAGFSAQDFTASLVLQADDRLRFKPATRVENACATGSAAVRQGIRAIDANAARIVLVVGAEQMTTTPGPEIGKNLLKASYLPEDGDTPAGFAGVFGKIAQAYFQRYGDQSDALAMIAAKNHKNGVDNPYAQMRKDFGYEFCRQESEKNPFVAGPLKRTDCSLVSDGAAALVLTDTSTALRMRRAVTFRANEHVQDFLPMSKRDILAFEGCEQAWNRALKNAGVTLDDLSFVETHDCFTIAELIEYEAMGLARPGEGAKLALSGETAKDGRLPVNPSGGLKSKGHPIGATGVSMHVLTAMQLVGEAGGIQVPGAKLGGIFNMGGAAVANYVSILDRIR